A stretch of Capricornis sumatraensis isolate serow.1 chromosome 10, serow.2, whole genome shotgun sequence DNA encodes these proteins:
- the SEMA3F gene encoding semaphorin-3F isoform X1, which produces MPVAGLLLWASLLTGAWPATPTQDYLPAMPRIRLSYKELKATGTAHLFNFLLNTSDYRILFKDEDHDRMYVGSKDYVLSLDLHDINREPLIIHWAATPQRIEECVLSGKDGNGECGNFVRLIQPWNRTHLYVCGTGAYNPVCAYVNRGRRAEATPWTQMQVVRGRGSRATDGALSPTPTAPRQDYVFYLEPEKLESGKGKCPYDPKLDTASALINEELYAGVYIDFMGTDAAIFRTLGKQTAMRTDQYNSRWLNDPSFIHAELIPDSAERNDDKLYFFFRERSIEAPQSPAVYARIGRICLNDDGGHCCLVNKWSTFLKARLVCSVPGEDGIETHFDELQDVFVQQTQDVRNPVIYAVFTSSGSVFRGSAVCVYSMADIRMVFNGPFAHKEGPNYQWMPFSGKMPYPRPGTCPGGTFTPSMKSTKDYPDEVINFMRSHPLMYQAIYPLQRRPLVVRTGAPYRLTTVAVDQVDAADGRYEVLFLGTDRGTVQKVIVLPKDDQEMEELMLEEVEVFKDPAPVKTMTISSKRQQLYVASAVGVTQLSLHRCQAYGAACADCCLARDPYCAWDGQACSRYTASSKRRSRRQDVRHGNPIRQCRGFNSNANKNAVESVQYGVAGSTAFLECQPRSPQATVKWLFQRDPSDRRREIHADDRFLRTEQGLLLRALQSGDSGLYSCTATENNFKHVITRVQLHVLGREDIRTALFPPPAASIPPPAASIPPPPGTGPPKPRYQELAQLLAQPEVGLIHQYCQGYWRHVPPSPREAPGAPRPPKPQDQKKPRNRRHHPPDT; this is translated from the exons ATGCCTGTCGCTGGTCtcctcctctgggcttccctgctcaCTGGGGCCTGGccagccacccccacccaggACTACCTCCCAGCCATGCCCCGGATCCGGCTCTCATATAAAG AGCTTAAGGCCACAGGCACCGCCCACCTCTTCAACTTCCTTCTCAACACAAGCGACTACCGAATCCTGTTCAAGGACGAGGACCACGACCGCATGTATGTGGGCAGCAAGGACTACGTGCTGTCCCTGGACCTGCATGACATCAACCGCGAGCCCCTCATT ATCCACTGGGCAGCCACCCCACAGCGCATTGAAGAGTGCGTGCTCTCAGGCAAGGATGGCAAC GGTGAGTGCGGGAACTTCGTCAGGCTCATCCAGCCCTGGAACCGAACACACCTGTACGTGTGTGGCACTGGAGCCTACAACCCCGTGTGTGCCTATGTAAACCGTGGCCGCCGTGCCGAG GCCACTCCCTGGACCCAGATGCAGGTGGTCAGAGGCCGAGGCAGCAGAGCCACCGATGGCGCCCTCTCCCCGACGCCCACAGCCCCACGCCAG GATTACGTCTTCTACCTGGAGCCTGAGAAGCTCGAGTCAGGAAAGGGCAAGTGTCCCTACGACCCCAAGCTGGACACAGCCTCAGCCCTCATCA ACGAGGAGCTCTATGCAGGCGTGTACATCGACTTCATGGGCACGGACGCAGCCATCTTCCGCACCCTTGGCAAGCAGACGGCCATGCGCACAGATCAGTACAACTCTCGGTGGCTCAATG aCCCTTCCTTCATCCACGCCGAGCTCATCCCTGACAGTGCCGAGCGCAACGATGACAAGCTCTACTTCTTCTTCCGTGAGCGGTCCATAGAGGCGCCGCAGAGCCCTGCTGTGTACGCCCGCATTGGGCGGATCTGCCTG AATGATGACGGCGGCCACTGCTGCCTGGTCAACAAGTGGAGCACATTCCTGAAGGCAAGGCTggtctgctctgtgccaggcgaGGATGGCATCGAGACCCACTTCGACGAGCTCC AGGATGTTTTTGTCCAGCAGACCCAGGATGTGAGGAACCCAGTCATCTACGCTGTCTTCACCTCCTCGGG CTCTGTGTTCCGAGGCTCGGCCGTGTGTGTCTACTCCATGGCTGACATCCGCATGGTCTTCAACGGGCCCTTTGCCCACAAGGAGGGCCCCAACTACCAGTGGATGCCCTTCTCAGGGAAGATGCCCTACCCACGGCCCGGCACG TGCCCTGGCGGAACCTTCACGCCATCCATGAAGTCCACCAAGGACTACCCTGATGAAGTCATCAACTTCATGCGCAGCCACCCGCTCATGTACCAGGCCATCTACCCTCTGCAGCGGCGGCCCCTGGTGGTCCGCACGGGCGCTCCCTATCGTCTCACCACTGTGGCCGTGGACCAGGTGGACGCAGCCGACGGGCGCTATGAGGTGCTTTTCCTGGGCACAG ACCGCGGGACAGTGCAGAAGGTCATCGTGCTGCCTAAGGATGACCAGGAGATGGAGGAGCTCATGCTAGAGGAGGTGGAGGTCTTCAAG gacccAGCGCCTGTTAAGACCATGACCATCTCTTCCAAGAGG CAACAACTGTATGTGGCCTCAGCCGTGGGTGTCACACAGCTGAGCCTGCATCGCTGCCAGGCATACGGGGCTGCCTGTGCCGACTGCTGCCTCGCCCGGGACCCCTACTGCGCCTGGGATGGCCAAGCCTGTTCCCGCTACACAGCATCCTCTAAGAG GCGGAGCCGCCGGCAGGATGTCCGGCACGGGAACCCCATCAGGCAGTGCCGTGGGTTCAATTCCAACG CCAATAAGAACGCCGTGGAGTCTGTGCAGTATGGTGTGGCCGGGAGCACAGCCTTCCTTGAGTGCCAGCCCCGCTCGCCCCAGGCTACCGTGAAGTGGCTGTTCCAGCGAGATCCCAGTGACCGGCGCCGCGAG ATCCACGCAGATGACCGCTTCCTGCGCACTGAACAGGGCTTGCTGCTTCGCGCCCTGCAGTCTGGCGATAGCGGCCTCTACTCCTGTACAGCCACAGAGAACAACTTCAAGCACGTCATCACACGGGTGCAGCTGCATGTCCTGGGCCGGGAAGACATCCGTACGGCCCTCTTCCCACCACCAGCTGCGAGCATTCCACCGCCAGCTGCGAGCATTCCACCGCCCCCGGGCACCGGCCCCCCCAAGCCCCGTTACCAAGAGCTGGCCCAGCTGCTGGCCCAGCCAGAAGTGGGCCTCATCCACCAGTACTGCCAGGGCTACTGGCGCCACGTGCCCCCCAGTcccagggaggccccaggggcACCCAGGCCTCCTAAACCCCAGGACCAGAAAAAACCCCGGAACCGCCGCCACCACCCGCCGGACACATGA
- the SEMA3F gene encoding semaphorin-3F isoform X2, whose translation MPVAGLLLWASLLTGAWPATPTQDYLPAMPRIRLSYKELKATGTAHLFNFLLNTSDYRILFKDEDHDRMYVGSKDYVLSLDLHDINREPLIIHWAATPQRIEECVLSGKDGNGECGNFVRLIQPWNRTHLYVCGTGAYNPVCAYVNRGRRAEDYVFYLEPEKLESGKGKCPYDPKLDTASALINEELYAGVYIDFMGTDAAIFRTLGKQTAMRTDQYNSRWLNDPSFIHAELIPDSAERNDDKLYFFFRERSIEAPQSPAVYARIGRICLNDDGGHCCLVNKWSTFLKARLVCSVPGEDGIETHFDELQDVFVQQTQDVRNPVIYAVFTSSGSVFRGSAVCVYSMADIRMVFNGPFAHKEGPNYQWMPFSGKMPYPRPGTCPGGTFTPSMKSTKDYPDEVINFMRSHPLMYQAIYPLQRRPLVVRTGAPYRLTTVAVDQVDAADGRYEVLFLGTDRGTVQKVIVLPKDDQEMEELMLEEVEVFKDPAPVKTMTISSKRQQLYVASAVGVTQLSLHRCQAYGAACADCCLARDPYCAWDGQACSRYTASSKRRSRRQDVRHGNPIRQCRGFNSNANKNAVESVQYGVAGSTAFLECQPRSPQATVKWLFQRDPSDRRREIHADDRFLRTEQGLLLRALQSGDSGLYSCTATENNFKHVITRVQLHVLGREDIRTALFPPPAASIPPPAASIPPPPGTGPPKPRYQELAQLLAQPEVGLIHQYCQGYWRHVPPSPREAPGAPRPPKPQDQKKPRNRRHHPPDT comes from the exons ATGCCTGTCGCTGGTCtcctcctctgggcttccctgctcaCTGGGGCCTGGccagccacccccacccaggACTACCTCCCAGCCATGCCCCGGATCCGGCTCTCATATAAAG AGCTTAAGGCCACAGGCACCGCCCACCTCTTCAACTTCCTTCTCAACACAAGCGACTACCGAATCCTGTTCAAGGACGAGGACCACGACCGCATGTATGTGGGCAGCAAGGACTACGTGCTGTCCCTGGACCTGCATGACATCAACCGCGAGCCCCTCATT ATCCACTGGGCAGCCACCCCACAGCGCATTGAAGAGTGCGTGCTCTCAGGCAAGGATGGCAAC GGTGAGTGCGGGAACTTCGTCAGGCTCATCCAGCCCTGGAACCGAACACACCTGTACGTGTGTGGCACTGGAGCCTACAACCCCGTGTGTGCCTATGTAAACCGTGGCCGCCGTGCCGAG GATTACGTCTTCTACCTGGAGCCTGAGAAGCTCGAGTCAGGAAAGGGCAAGTGTCCCTACGACCCCAAGCTGGACACAGCCTCAGCCCTCATCA ACGAGGAGCTCTATGCAGGCGTGTACATCGACTTCATGGGCACGGACGCAGCCATCTTCCGCACCCTTGGCAAGCAGACGGCCATGCGCACAGATCAGTACAACTCTCGGTGGCTCAATG aCCCTTCCTTCATCCACGCCGAGCTCATCCCTGACAGTGCCGAGCGCAACGATGACAAGCTCTACTTCTTCTTCCGTGAGCGGTCCATAGAGGCGCCGCAGAGCCCTGCTGTGTACGCCCGCATTGGGCGGATCTGCCTG AATGATGACGGCGGCCACTGCTGCCTGGTCAACAAGTGGAGCACATTCCTGAAGGCAAGGCTggtctgctctgtgccaggcgaGGATGGCATCGAGACCCACTTCGACGAGCTCC AGGATGTTTTTGTCCAGCAGACCCAGGATGTGAGGAACCCAGTCATCTACGCTGTCTTCACCTCCTCGGG CTCTGTGTTCCGAGGCTCGGCCGTGTGTGTCTACTCCATGGCTGACATCCGCATGGTCTTCAACGGGCCCTTTGCCCACAAGGAGGGCCCCAACTACCAGTGGATGCCCTTCTCAGGGAAGATGCCCTACCCACGGCCCGGCACG TGCCCTGGCGGAACCTTCACGCCATCCATGAAGTCCACCAAGGACTACCCTGATGAAGTCATCAACTTCATGCGCAGCCACCCGCTCATGTACCAGGCCATCTACCCTCTGCAGCGGCGGCCCCTGGTGGTCCGCACGGGCGCTCCCTATCGTCTCACCACTGTGGCCGTGGACCAGGTGGACGCAGCCGACGGGCGCTATGAGGTGCTTTTCCTGGGCACAG ACCGCGGGACAGTGCAGAAGGTCATCGTGCTGCCTAAGGATGACCAGGAGATGGAGGAGCTCATGCTAGAGGAGGTGGAGGTCTTCAAG gacccAGCGCCTGTTAAGACCATGACCATCTCTTCCAAGAGG CAACAACTGTATGTGGCCTCAGCCGTGGGTGTCACACAGCTGAGCCTGCATCGCTGCCAGGCATACGGGGCTGCCTGTGCCGACTGCTGCCTCGCCCGGGACCCCTACTGCGCCTGGGATGGCCAAGCCTGTTCCCGCTACACAGCATCCTCTAAGAG GCGGAGCCGCCGGCAGGATGTCCGGCACGGGAACCCCATCAGGCAGTGCCGTGGGTTCAATTCCAACG CCAATAAGAACGCCGTGGAGTCTGTGCAGTATGGTGTGGCCGGGAGCACAGCCTTCCTTGAGTGCCAGCCCCGCTCGCCCCAGGCTACCGTGAAGTGGCTGTTCCAGCGAGATCCCAGTGACCGGCGCCGCGAG ATCCACGCAGATGACCGCTTCCTGCGCACTGAACAGGGCTTGCTGCTTCGCGCCCTGCAGTCTGGCGATAGCGGCCTCTACTCCTGTACAGCCACAGAGAACAACTTCAAGCACGTCATCACACGGGTGCAGCTGCATGTCCTGGGCCGGGAAGACATCCGTACGGCCCTCTTCCCACCACCAGCTGCGAGCATTCCACCGCCAGCTGCGAGCATTCCACCGCCCCCGGGCACCGGCCCCCCCAAGCCCCGTTACCAAGAGCTGGCCCAGCTGCTGGCCCAGCCAGAAGTGGGCCTCATCCACCAGTACTGCCAGGGCTACTGGCGCCACGTGCCCCCCAGTcccagggaggccccaggggcACCCAGGCCTCCTAAACCCCAGGACCAGAAAAAACCCCGGAACCGCCGCCACCACCCGCCGGACACATGA
- the GNAT1 gene encoding guanine nucleotide-binding protein G(t) subunit alpha-1, translating to MGAGASAEEKHSRELEKKLKEDAEKDARTVKLLLLGAGESGKSTIVKQMKIIHQDGYSLEECLEFIAIIYGNTLQSILAIVRAMTTLNIQYGDSARQDDARKLMHMADTIEEGTMPKEMSDIIQRLWKDSGIQACFERASEYQLNDSAGYYLSDLERLVTPGYVPTEQDVLRSRVKTTGIIETQFSFKDLNFRMFDVGGQRSERKKWIHCFEGVTCIIFIAALSAYDMVLVEDDEVNRMHESLHLFNSICNHRYFATTSIVLFLNKKDVFSEKIKKAHLSICFPDYNGPNTYEDAGNYIKVQFLELNMRRDVKEIYSHMTCATDTQNVKFVFDAVTDIIIKENLKDCGLF from the exons ATGGGGGCTGGGGCCAGCGCTGAGGAGAAGCACTCAAGGGAGCTGGAAAAGAAGCTGAAagaagatgctgagaaagatgctCGAACCGTGAAATTGCTGCTTCTGG GTGCCGGTGAATCCGGGAAGAGTACCATTGTCAAGCAGATGAA GATTATTCACCAGGACGGGTACTCACTGGAAGAGTGTCTCGAGTTCATTGCCATCATTTATGGCAACACGCTCCAGTCCATCCTGGCCATCGTGCGTGCCATGACCACGCTCAACATCCAGTACGGAGACTCTGCGCGCCAG GACGATGCCCGGAAGCTGATGCACATGGCAGACACCATCGAGGAGGGTACGATGCCCAAGGAGATGTCAGATATCATCCAGCGGCTGTGGAAGGACTCCGGCATCCAGGCCTGTTTCGAGCGAGCCTCGGAGTACCAGCTCAACGACTCTGCTGGCTA CTATCTCTCAGACCTGGAGCGCCTAGTAACCCCGGGCTACGTGCCCACGGAACAGGATGTGCTGCGCTCCCGTGTCAAGACCACGGGTATCATTGAGACGCAGTTCTCCTTCAAGGACCTCAACTTTCG GATGTTCGATGTGGGCGGGCAGCGCTCAGAGCGCAAGAAGTGGATCCACTGCTTCGAGGGGGTGACCTGCATCATCTTCATCGCGGCGCTGAGCGCCTACGACATGGTGCTGGTGGAGGATGACGAAGTG AACCGCATGCACGAGAGCCTGCACCTGTTCAACAGTATCTGCAACCACCGCTACTTCGCCACCACGTCCATCGTGCTCTTCCTCAACAAGAAGGACGTCTTCTCGGAGAAGATCAAAAAGGCGCACCTTAGTATCTGCTTTCCGGACTACAACG GGCCCAACACGTATGAGGACGCCGGCAATTACATCAAGGTGCAATTCCTCGAGCTCAACATGCGACGCGACGTGAAAGAGATCTATTCCCACATGACATGCGCCACCGACACGCAGAACGTCAAGTTTGTCTTCGACGCTGTCACCGACATCATCATCAAGGAGAACCTCAAAGACTGCGGGCTCTTCTGA